The genomic interval TCTTAGGGCACCTAAACCCTCTTCTATGAAAAAGTTGCTCGCACTTTTAGTGATTTCTAGTTTGGTCGTTGGCTGCGGAAGCCCACAAGAATCAGAAAGTCAGGAAGCCGAAGCGGCGACCCCGATGAACGTTCTCCTCCTCGTTGGGGATGATATTGCCTTTGGAGATCTCGGCATATACGGGTCTGAAATCAACACACCGAACTTTAGTCGACTAGCGGAATCAGGTGTTCGCTTTACGAATTTTCATGCCTCTCCTGTATGTTCAGTCACGAGGTCCATGTTGCTTACGGGTTGCAACAACATAGAAGTTGGTCTAGGCTCGTTCGACTACTCCTTTTATCCACCGTCAAAAGGACAACCGGGATACGAGGGCTATCTAACAGACAACGCGCTTCCCATAACACAGCTCTTTAAGGATGCTGGATACGAAGTCTACAAAGCGGGTAAATGGCACTTGGGAGGCGAGGCCGCCGGCGGTTACGGACCGCTCCATTGGGGCTTCACCCGTGAATTTGGGATTCTTTCTGGGGGATCGAACCACTGGAATAATTTGAGAATGACTCCGGACTTCACGGATCCGGATTATATGAACAAGAAATTTGAGGAGCACTGGACCCTCGATGGGGAGCACTACGACCGGCCCGAGGGCATCTACTCCGGAGAACTCTACACCAATCAAATGATCGACTTCATTGAGGAGGGAAGAGAAGCCGGCAACCCTTGGTTCGCCTATATGGCCTTTACCACGGCGCACTTCCCTATTCAAGCACCGCCCGAACTTATCGACAAACACTACGAATTCTACCTTGAGAAAGGATATGAAGGTCTCAAGCAGTTCCGCTACGAACGCCTCAAAGAAAACGGCTTGATTTCAACCGAGGCAGACCCTTCTCCAGAAAACGACCTGGTGAAAAAATGGGACGAATTAAGCGAGGAGGAAAAGCGTTTTCAAGCACGAGTGTTTGCTACCTATGCCGCGGAAATTGAGGACCAAGACAATCGTATTGGCCAGCTTTTGGACTACTTGTCTGAAACGGGTCAATTGGACAACACCATGATCGTGTACATCTCGGATAACGGTCCGGAAGGAATGGAGGCGGAAAATCCGCACACAGGAAATGCAGAGTTCGGTCAGTGGATCGCCAACAATTACGACACTTCCTTTGAAGGGATTGGAACCGCTAACTCGAGCAACTACATCGGCACTTCTTGGGCCAATGCCGCGACTGGCGGGCTTTCTTGGTGGAAGTGGTTTGTTGGCGAAGGAGGCGTTCGCGTTCCTATGGTCATTGTACCTCCTGGCGCCTTCAGCAGCGATTACGACCGATCGGGAGAGATGAGTAATGCCGTGATGTCGGTCAAGGATCTTCCCATGACTATACTGGACTACGCGGGAATTGATCATCCGGGCAGTGAATACAACGGTAAAACCGTGGCCGCTCCGAGCGGTATCAGTGCACGCCCCTACTTGGAAGGTACTTCAGATATCGTTCGCTCTGAGGATGACTGGTACGCCTTTGAACTGTTCGGAAACGCATACTTGATGAAAGGCAATTACAAGTTGATGAAAGTTCGTCCTGGCATGTTCGGAGATGGCATTTGGCATCTGTACAACGTTGTGGACGACCCTTCTGAACAACACCCACTCGAAGAGGAGCTTCCTGAGCGATTTCATGAAATGATGGCTCTCTACACCGCCTACGAAGCAGAGCACAATCTGGTTGCAGTGGATTCTGAATGGAATGCTTTCCAAGCGGCGAGCGAAGGAAACTAATTGAGCGGGGCTCAAAATAACCGACTATGAAAACCACAATTCTTCTTAGTTTCTTAAGTCTTGGCCTGAGTTCATGCCTCCTCCTCGACAATTCTTCGAGTCAAGAAACCTCCGAAGCTCCGATTGCGCAGCAAGTCCTGGAACAGAGTGAAATCTTGCGCCAATCGGCTGAAAACTACCGAGAAGTAGCGGTTCTCGATCACCACAAAATGGCGGCTGAGGAAGGGGTGTACACGCCTCCGGCCATCTTACATCTGTATTCAGATCCGGAAATCAACACCCCGCTCATCAAGATCAACCCGAGGACCGGTTTGGACCTCCCGCTCAAAGTTCTCATCTATTCGGAACCCGACACCAACGAGGTATTTGTAGCCGAAACTTCTGGTGCGTTTTTGTGCCTACGGCACGATGTGCCTTTCGAAGCCGCAAACGACCACAACGCGGCGCTTGAGTCTTTGCTCGATTCCACAGGCTTAGAGCCTCGCGAAACGGACTTGGA from Cryomorphaceae bacterium carries:
- a CDS encoding arylsulfatase, which produces MKKLLALLVISSLVVGCGSPQESESQEAEAATPMNVLLLVGDDIAFGDLGIYGSEINTPNFSRLAESGVRFTNFHASPVCSVTRSMLLTGCNNIEVGLGSFDYSFYPPSKGQPGYEGYLTDNALPITQLFKDAGYEVYKAGKWHLGGEAAGGYGPLHWGFTREFGILSGGSNHWNNLRMTPDFTDPDYMNKKFEEHWTLDGEHYDRPEGIYSGELYTNQMIDFIEEGREAGNPWFAYMAFTTAHFPIQAPPELIDKHYEFYLEKGYEGLKQFRYERLKENGLISTEADPSPENDLVKKWDELSEEEKRFQARVFATYAAEIEDQDNRIGQLLDYLSETGQLDNTMIVYISDNGPEGMEAENPHTGNAEFGQWIANNYDTSFEGIGTANSSNYIGTSWANAATGGLSWWKWFVGEGGVRVPMVIVPPGAFSSDYDRSGEMSNAVMSVKDLPMTILDYAGIDHPGSEYNGKTVAAPSGISARPYLEGTSDIVRSEDDWYAFELFGNAYLMKGNYKLMKVRPGMFGDGIWHLYNVVDDPSEQHPLEEELPERFHEMMALYTAYEAEHNLVAVDSEWNAFQAASEGN
- a CDS encoding DUF302 domain-containing protein translates to MKTTILLSFLSLGLSSCLLLDNSSSQETSEAPIAQQVLEQSEILRQSAENYREVAVLDHHKMAAEEGVYTPPAILHLYSDPEINTPLIKINPRTGLDLPLKVLIYSEPDTNEVFVAETSGAFLCLRHDVPFEAANDHNAALESLLDSTGLEPRETDLDSVGLNFGIVELQSDYNFDTTVAQLKAIVNAQSDTRWFGEVDYRADALALGDSIQPCTLLLFGGPAPGGKAMMTTPRIGLDAFCQKLLVYEAEDGHVHVIYNDIPAFAQLYYGLQTKPQELIRQRLEATFTSAITRNTEE